CCGCCGCGTACCAATCGCCGGCGTAGTTCTTGGCGCCGGTGTAGTCGCGGAAGTAGCGTGACTTGTCGGCCATCGCGTGACCGATGATGTTGGTCTTCTTGATCGCGAAGCGCAGCTTGAGGTAGCGCACCAGCCGGAGGCCGGCGCGCATCTGCTTGTCGCGTGCGAGGATCTGGCGGTCCATCCAGTGGCCGTCCCTGCCCCTCTTGGTCTCCTGTACGAACTCGATGCCGATCGCCGTCCAGTTCATGCCGATGGCGTGGCGACCGCGCAGAGACAGGGGCACGCACTGGTAGATGGTGCCGCCCTTCCCGATGATGAAGTGCGCGGCGACGCCCGGCTTCTCGTGGTTGTAGGCAGTGTTGTTCTGGAAGGTCCACCAGGCGCTCTGCCACTGCGCGCCGGCGGTGTGGTGGAGCACGACGACCTTGGGCTTGGTGAGCCAGTAGGTGTGCTGGTGGTAGTGGCGCTTGCTGTAGCCGGCCATCTGCGCGCGGCGTGTGGCGCCGAAGCTGATGTACTTCTTGACGATCGGCGGCTTGATGTCGGCCGCCGTGGTCGCGGCGGCCGAAGCCGGGGCGAGGGCGGCGAGCAGGAGAAGGGCCGCGGAGAGGCTCGCGCAGAGCGCGAGCGC
The Armatimonadota bacterium genome window above contains:
- a CDS encoding peptidoglycan recognition family protein, whose amino-acid sequence is MALALCASLSAALLLLAALAPASAAATTAADIKPPIVKKYISFGATRRAQMAGYSKRHYHQHTYWLTKPKVVVLHHTAGAQWQSAWWTFQNNTAYNHEKPGVAAHFIIGKGGTIYQCVPLSLRGRHAIGMNWTAIGIEFVQETKRGRDGHWMDRQILARDKQMRAGLRLVRYLKLRFAIKKTNIIGHAMADKSRYFRDYTGAKNYAGDWYAAEVRKFRARL